A genomic window from Cricetulus griseus strain 17A/GY chromosome 4, alternate assembly CriGri-PICRH-1.0, whole genome shotgun sequence includes:
- the LOC100773683 gene encoding olfactory receptor 8B3: MDSVNVSLVSEFILAGLTDKLDLQLPLFFVFLAIYLVTILGNLCLIILTVLNSNLHTPMYFFLFNLSFIDLCYSSVFTPQMLMNFILRKNTISYMECMTQVYFFSFFVISECYMLTSMAYDRYMAICNPLVYNVSMSPKLCLNLMLGSYFIAFSNAVAHTVCMLRLTFCDANTINHYFCNIPPLLQLSCTSTYVNELVIFVLGGINIIIYSLTIFVSYGFILSSIFHISSSEGRSKAFSTCSSHMIAVSLFSGSSAIEYFKPSSAGSMNGGKISSVFYTNVVPMMNPLIYSLRNKDIKVALKKTLNSRIF; encoded by the coding sequence ATGGACTCAGTAAATGTCTCTTTGGTGTCTGAATTCATTCTGGCAGGATTAACAGACAAGCTTGATCTTCAACTACCcttgttctttgtgtttctaGCAATTTATCTGGTCACTATTTTGGGAAATTTGTGTTTGATAATTCTGACTGTGCTGAATTCTAACCTCCACACACctatgtatttctttctgtttaactTGTCATTTATAGACCTCTGCTATAGTTCTGTGTTCACTCCCCAAATGCTGATGAATTTTATATTAAGGAAGAATACAATTTCTTACATGGAATGTATGACTCaagtctatttcttttccttctttgttatTTCTGAATGCTATATGTTGACTTCAATGGCCTATGATCGCTACATGGCCATCTGTAATCCACTGGTGTATAATGTTTCCATGTCTCCTAAATTATGCTTGAACCTTATGCTTGGTTCTTACTTTATTGCATTTTCTAATGCTGTAGCTCACACTGTATGCATGCTGAGACTGACCTTCTGTGATGCCAACACCATCAACCACTACTTCTGTAATATTCCTCCTTTGCTCCAGCTCTCATGTACCAGCACATATGTCAATGAACTTGTAATTTTTGTTCTTGGGGGCATCAacatcattatttattcattaactaTCTTCGTGTCCTATGGTTTCATCCTTTCCAGTATTTTCCACATCAGTTCCTCTGAGGGCAGGTCCAAAGCCTTCAGTACCTGCAGCTCCCACATGATTGctgtttctctgttctctggTTCAAGTGCAATTGAATATTTCAAACCCTCCTCAGCTGGGTCTATGAATGGAGGGAAAATCTCTTCTGTCTTTTATACCAATGTGGTTCCCATGATGAATCCTTTAATCTACAGCTTGAGAAACAAAGATATTAAAGTTGCCCTTAAAAAAACCTTGAATAGCAGGATCTTTTGA